A stretch of Nitrospirota bacterium DNA encodes these proteins:
- a CDS encoding alpha/beta hydrolase, with protein sequence MIRIIKHSIRSLPVYGLIAALLAWVFSPGCYSATKVPIDTVHYDAGDVKGPRLLFVFLHGNGDRNSVFDKEGFVTAVRARGLPVDMISVDAHIGYYINGTILTRLKEDVIDPARARGYERIWLIGNSLGGSGSLSYVREYPNEITGVVLLGPFLGERPLIEEIRHAGGLLRWEPGDVILKTREDAEKHVWIWLKEHGQQGQSRAGDKDCPKKQGCVPKIYLGYGTNDRFTYAQDLLASLLPPEQVIAIDGGHGWSTWKKLWDRFLDQNIFGP encoded by the coding sequence GTGATCAGGATCATTAAGCATAGCATCAGATCGTTGCCAGTCTATGGGCTCATCGCTGCGCTGTTGGCGTGGGTCTTTTCCCCCGGCTGTTATTCTGCGACGAAAGTCCCCATCGATACGGTCCACTATGATGCAGGGGATGTCAAAGGCCCGCGTCTCCTGTTCGTGTTCCTGCACGGCAACGGGGACCGGAACTCCGTATTCGATAAGGAGGGTTTTGTCACGGCTGTCCGGGCTCGGGGGCTGCCTGTTGACATGATCTCTGTTGACGCCCATATCGGCTACTATATAAACGGAACGATCCTGACGAGGCTCAAAGAGGATGTGATCGATCCGGCCAGGGCACGAGGGTATGAGCGCATATGGTTGATCGGCAATTCGCTGGGAGGTTCCGGATCTCTCTCGTATGTCCGGGAGTACCCGAATGAAATAACCGGCGTTGTTCTGCTGGGGCCTTTCCTGGGAGAACGCCCTCTTATCGAGGAGATCAGACACGCGGGCGGTTTGCTGCGATGGGAGCCTGGCGATGTCATCCTGAAAACCAGGGAAGACGCTGAAAAGCATGTGTGGATCTGGCTTAAGGAGCATGGCCAACAGGGACAATCCAGGGCAGGCGACAAGGATTGCCCGAAGAAGCAGGGATGTGTTCCGAAGATATACCTGGGATACGGCACGAATGATCGCTTCACTTATGCACAGGATCTCCTGGCATCGCTGCTGCCGCCGGAGCAGGTCATCGCCATCGACGGCGGGCATGGCTGGTCCACATGGAAAAAACTGTGGGACCGCTTCCTCGATCAGAATATCTTCGGACCGTGA
- the nuoB gene encoding NADH-quinone oxidoreductase subunit NuoB, which produces MIRILKQAFRTGIVTEPVPPITDPEIEKIGVRLAEVVKQRFRGSLAIRQVDAGSCNGCELEIHAVNNAIYNCERFGIHFTASPRFADMLLVTGPVSHNMEIALKRTYNATPTPKIVVAVGDCGCTGGIFGESYASLGSIDKVIPVDACIPGCPPTPTALLQGILKALGEGPSPRSKKP; this is translated from the coding sequence ATGATCCGCATTCTTAAACAAGCATTCCGCACCGGCATCGTCACCGAGCCGGTCCCTCCCATCACTGATCCGGAGATCGAAAAGATCGGAGTACGGCTCGCGGAGGTCGTCAAACAGCGCTTCCGGGGAAGCCTCGCGATCCGCCAGGTGGATGCCGGATCATGCAACGGGTGCGAACTCGAGATCCATGCCGTCAACAACGCCATCTACAATTGCGAGCGTTTCGGCATTCATTTTACCGCCTCGCCGCGGTTCGCGGATATGCTCCTGGTCACCGGGCCGGTCTCTCACAACATGGAGATAGCTCTCAAGAGGACCTACAACGCCACACCGACACCCAAGATCGTGGTTGCCGTGGGTGACTGCGGATGCACCGGCGGAATATTCGGCGAGAGTTACGCGTCCCTTGGAAGTATAGACAAGGTCATCCCCGTGGACGCCTGCATCCCCGGCTGTCCGCCTACGCCCACGGCACTGCTCCAGGGAATTCTCAAGGCGCTTGGAGAAGGCCCCTCGCCACGTTCAAAGAAGCCGTAA
- a CDS encoding NADH-quinone oxidoreductase subunit C — protein MSRLQDIVMAALGADATQDGSLYPASVVSLSVPREKFAVAAKALKKDYALLAAEWASDETLFNRGFGIYACYRKESEYLIIKTTVPVDDPTFPSLTKKFVPAYRFERQMRSLMGVIPIGHPDPRPWIKHEDWPEDAWPLRKSFDASKRMARVDGEYRWIRAEGDGVYEIAVGPVHAGIIEPGHFRFQAMGEDIINLEARLGYVHKGIEKRFESMPWHEASRLAGRVSGDTTVAHCLAYSRAVEAMAECIPPDRALWLRALFLERERIANHIGDLGAICNDVAFAFLLYQFHRLKEILLRTNLTLFGHRFMMDRIIPGGVDVDINEEGVAKVLSEMDWLSKEFERLVIIYDENSSVEDRVRDTGILSSEKARDLGMTGFVARASGLNLDCRIHDPFPPYDRIRVTIPVLVSGDVHSRAWVRVEEVRDSIRIIREILKTLPTSRINIPLNRSVPDRSGFAAVEGWRGEIIYWVQSGPKGEINRCMVRDPSSLNWLGLEQCIHGNIVPDFPVCNKSFNQSYSGNDL, from the coding sequence ATGAGCAGATTGCAGGATATAGTCATGGCGGCCCTTGGAGCGGATGCGACGCAGGATGGTTCTTTGTATCCTGCATCAGTGGTATCGCTTTCCGTTCCCCGGGAAAAGTTCGCCGTCGCGGCAAAGGCGCTCAAGAAAGACTACGCGTTGCTCGCGGCCGAGTGGGCATCGGACGAGACCCTGTTCAACCGGGGGTTCGGGATCTACGCCTGCTATCGGAAGGAGTCGGAATATCTCATCATAAAGACCACTGTGCCTGTTGATGATCCGACGTTCCCGAGCCTGACGAAAAAGTTTGTTCCCGCGTACCGGTTCGAGCGCCAGATGAGGAGTCTCATGGGCGTCATTCCCATCGGGCACCCGGATCCACGGCCCTGGATAAAGCACGAGGACTGGCCCGAGGACGCCTGGCCGCTCAGAAAGTCCTTTGACGCTTCGAAACGTATGGCGCGGGTTGACGGCGAGTACCGCTGGATCCGTGCTGAAGGAGACGGTGTCTACGAGATAGCCGTGGGCCCGGTGCACGCGGGTATCATCGAGCCCGGCCATTTCCGTTTTCAGGCCATGGGCGAGGATATCATCAACCTTGAAGCAAGACTCGGTTATGTGCACAAAGGGATAGAAAAGCGGTTCGAGTCCATGCCCTGGCATGAGGCGTCCCGCCTGGCCGGCCGGGTTTCCGGGGACACGACCGTGGCGCATTGTCTGGCCTATTCCCGCGCAGTGGAGGCCATGGCGGAGTGCATTCCTCCGGACCGCGCACTGTGGCTTCGGGCGTTGTTCCTCGAACGCGAACGCATCGCCAACCATATTGGCGATCTGGGCGCCATATGCAATGACGTGGCCTTTGCGTTCCTCCTCTATCAGTTTCATCGGCTCAAGGAAATTCTGCTTCGCACGAACCTGACCCTTTTTGGACACCGGTTCATGATGGACCGGATCATTCCGGGAGGGGTGGACGTCGATATCAACGAAGAAGGTGTCGCGAAGGTCCTTTCGGAAATGGACTGGCTTTCAAAGGAATTCGAGCGGCTCGTGATCATCTACGATGAGAACTCCTCCGTCGAAGACCGAGTGAGGGATACCGGTATTCTCTCGTCCGAAAAGGCGCGGGACCTTGGCATGACGGGGTTTGTGGCCCGGGCAAGCGGCTTGAACCTCGATTGCCGTATCCATGATCCCTTTCCTCCCTATGACCGTATCAGGGTTACCATACCGGTGCTCGTTTCGGGCGATGTCCATTCGCGGGCATGGGTCAGGGTGGAAGAGGTGCGTGATTCGATCCGCATCATCCGCGAGATCCTGAAAACCCTGCCGACGAGCAGGATCAACATTCCCCTCAACAGATCGGTCCCGGACAGGTCCGGGTTCGCCGCGGTCGAGGGATGGCGGGGGGAGATCATTTACTGGGTCCAGTCGGGGCCCAAGGGGGAGATCAATCGCTGCATGGTCAGGGATCCGTCGAGCCTGAACTGGCTGGGATTGGAGCAGTGCATCCACGGGAACATCGTCCCCGATTTCCCGGTATGCAACAAGAGCTTTAATCAGTCGTATTCGGGGAATGACTTATGA
- a CDS encoding hydrogenase 4 subunit F yields MSLLILLIVPLIAALALAFIGDRKYAPEVNILGSGATFVTSIVLAFEVYEQGPILAGDNFFFVDAFSVYLTVLTAFVSMTTAIFSRRYMRREREHGTIGSKRIRFYHAMFQLFIFAMLLCLLTNNVGILWIAMELATLSTVLLVSLYRTPAAIEAAWKYFILCGVGIALALFGTVLLYFAAEKVLGAGGAALHWTNLSKVSDQLEPTILSLAFVFLMVGYGTKVGLVPIHNWLPDAHSEGPTPISAVLSGLLLNIALYALVRCKVLVDGSTGTHHSGDIMMGFGILSIIVASFSLLRQKDIKRLFAYSSIEHMGIATFAFGLGGPVATFGALLHMLVHSLTKSAIFFTVGHASQMHRTQDMDSIKGLIRGNPLVGWGMAIGVMAIVGMPPFGVFTSEFLILTATIKDAPLLAPFLLLGLGVSFAALFRKVQPMVAGEIPPYQHSIKAANVPVILHMLVVLVLGLYVPKFLAGWFTTAVELLK; encoded by the coding sequence ATGTCTCTTCTCATCCTCTTAATCGTTCCTCTCATCGCAGCCCTGGCGCTCGCCTTTATCGGCGACCGGAAGTACGCGCCCGAGGTGAACATCCTCGGGTCCGGCGCCACGTTTGTGACGAGCATCGTGCTGGCGTTCGAGGTCTACGAGCAGGGGCCGATACTGGCCGGCGACAATTTCTTCTTCGTTGACGCTTTCAGTGTCTACCTCACCGTGCTCACCGCGTTCGTATCAATGACCACCGCCATATTCAGTCGCCGATATATGCGCCGCGAGCGCGAGCATGGCACGATCGGTTCCAAGCGGATTCGTTTCTATCACGCCATGTTCCAGCTCTTTATCTTTGCCATGCTGCTCTGCCTCCTGACGAACAACGTCGGAATCCTCTGGATCGCCATGGAACTGGCCACGCTCTCCACGGTCCTGCTCGTGTCTCTCTACCGTACGCCCGCGGCCATCGAGGCTGCCTGGAAATATTTTATCCTCTGCGGTGTGGGCATCGCCTTGGCGCTGTTCGGGACCGTGCTCCTGTATTTTGCCGCGGAAAAGGTGCTCGGCGCGGGCGGCGCGGCCCTTCACTGGACGAACCTGAGCAAGGTGAGCGATCAGCTCGAACCGACCATCTTGTCCCTGGCTTTTGTGTTCCTGATGGTGGGGTACGGCACCAAGGTGGGGCTTGTGCCGATCCATAACTGGCTTCCCGATGCCCACAGCGAGGGGCCCACGCCCATCTCCGCGGTACTCTCCGGGCTCCTTCTGAATATCGCGCTGTACGCGCTGGTCCGGTGCAAGGTCCTCGTGGACGGGTCCACGGGCACCCACCATTCCGGGGACATCATGATGGGCTTCGGAATCCTCTCGATCATCGTTGCGTCTTTTTCTCTTCTTCGTCAAAAGGACATCAAGCGGTTGTTCGCCTATTCTTCGATTGAGCATATGGGCATCGCCACGTTTGCCTTCGGTCTTGGAGGTCCGGTAGCGACCTTTGGGGCCTTGCTGCACATGCTGGTCCACAGTTTGACCAAGTCCGCCATCTTCTTCACGGTGGGCCATGCTTCTCAAATGCACAGAACGCAGGACATGGACTCGATCAAAGGTCTCATCAGGGGCAATCCTCTCGTGGGGTGGGGGATGGCGATCGGGGTGATGGCGATCGTCGGCATGCCGCCCTTCGGGGTGTTTACGAGTGAGTTCCTGATCCTCACGGCAACGATCAAGGATGCGCCGCTTCTGGCGCCGTTCCTCCTGCTGGGGCTCGGGGTGTCCTTTGCGGCCCTTTTCCGCAAGGTCCAGCCCATGGTCGCGGGGGAGATACCACCTTATCAGCATTCGATCAAGGCGGCGAATGTCCCGGTGATCCTGCACATGCTGGTGGTACTTGTTCTGGGCCTGTACGTGCCGAAATTTCTTGCCGGCTGGTTCACTACGGCGGTGGAGCTGTTGAAATGA
- a CDS encoding FRG domain-containing protein, whose translation MPVPSDWSQQLREYVNGFKSLEGLDAEFYLGNSYLDKFALAEEATSWQELLQWVNELQGSWCFRGQRESSWSLDTSLDRAIKFEHSDASGSGHYYRDREAEQRDLLFRFQQQAHHHIVHLPSMDDHSSWLALMQHHGVPTRLLDWTKSSYVALYFAIADEPQEECSAVWAINLDWLKNKGRELLGSETATAALDDVETISIFLNKLLSQKKPVIVQIDPLRINERMVAQQGIVLCKLLHFWLFDRVLVHMMSSPDVPDQPVLRKIIVGKSLRIDFLRHLREMNIHSAALYPGLDGFGKSLKLDLEIKVKTEQP comes from the coding sequence ATGCCTGTACCGTCTGATTGGTCTCAGCAACTGAGAGAGTATGTGAATGGATTTAAATCTCTGGAAGGGCTCGACGCCGAATTTTATCTAGGTAACAGCTATTTAGATAAATTCGCACTTGCTGAAGAAGCAACGTCTTGGCAGGAGTTGCTCCAATGGGTAAACGAGTTGCAAGGCTCGTGGTGCTTTCGCGGGCAACGCGAGTCTTCGTGGTCACTTGACACATCTCTGGACAGGGCTATTAAGTTTGAACATTCAGATGCTTCAGGGTCCGGCCATTACTATCGGGACAGAGAAGCCGAACAACGCGATTTACTGTTTCGCTTCCAGCAGCAAGCTCATCATCACATTGTCCATCTTCCATCGATGGATGACCACAGTAGCTGGCTCGCACTCATGCAACATCATGGTGTGCCAACCCGACTTCTGGATTGGACAAAATCGTCATACGTTGCGTTGTACTTCGCCATCGCTGATGAACCTCAGGAGGAATGCTCTGCAGTCTGGGCAATAAATCTTGATTGGTTAAAGAATAAGGGGCGAGAGTTACTGGGATCGGAAACCGCAACTGCGGCACTGGATGATGTTGAGACCATATCTATATTTTTGAACAAACTTCTTTCGCAAAAAAAACCAGTTATTGTTCAAATTGATCCTTTAAGAATTAATGAACGCATGGTAGCTCAACAGGGTATTGTTCTATGTAAGCTGCTACATTTTTGGCTATTCGATAGAGTTCTAGTGCACATGATGAGCAGTCCCGACGTGCCAGACCAACCTGTTCTCAGAAAAATCATAGTGGGAAAAAGCCTAAGGATCGATTTTTTGAGACATCTTCGGGAGATGAATATTCATAGTGCCGCGCTCTACCCTGGTCTCGATGGATTTGGCAAGTCTCTTAAGCTCGACTTGGAGATAAAGGTTAAGACCGAGCAACCATAG
- a CDS encoding CsgG/HfaB family protein, with protein MKYFSHRIIFMIFFISLLLPMQSIFARDMQFDSKANGRILISKNFDYTKKNVAISIELRLSYDQILFQEILAQELMSNGYTVIERVQFDKILRELAMDQTGLVKEKEQSTKEAINRDGKEPVKKEFTKSDLKKLGEVLGISHMIFFGLVDDYYAYIRIVNLETAEIVVSAFINGIAKREDIQNPVIIRSIVKAIAASQKITKAASAKDISVNYFANKTLFDKFVEGNQHKEVIYQEIIGEPYVVVYVN; from the coding sequence ATGAAATATTTTAGCCATAGAATCATTTTTATGATATTTTTTATTAGTTTGCTACTGCCTATGCAATCTATTTTTGCCAGAGATATGCAATTTGACAGTAAGGCTAATGGACGCATTTTAATTTCTAAGAATTTTGATTACACTAAAAAGAATGTAGCAATATCAATAGAGTTAAGACTCAGCTATGACCAAATATTGTTTCAAGAGATATTGGCACAAGAACTAATGTCGAATGGATACACTGTGATCGAACGAGTGCAGTTTGATAAGATACTACGCGAATTGGCGATGGATCAAACTGGATTGGTAAAAGAAAAAGAGCAGTCAACTAAAGAAGCAATAAATCGCGACGGCAAGGAGCCAGTGAAAAAGGAATTTACGAAAAGCGACCTAAAAAAACTGGGAGAGGTGCTGGGCATTTCGCATATGATATTTTTTGGGTTAGTAGATGATTACTATGCATATATTAGAATTGTCAACCTCGAAACCGCTGAGATAGTCGTAAGCGCATTTATTAACGGGATTGCAAAGCGTGAAGATATTCAAAATCCAGTGATAATCAGGTCAATAGTAAAGGCAATAGCAGCATCACAAAAAATAACCAAGGCTGCCAGTGCTAAGGATATTTCTGTTAATTATTTCGCTAATAAAACGTTGTTCGACAAATTTGTAGAAGGTAACCAGCATAAAGAAGTCATTTACCAAGAAATAATCGGTGAACCCTATGTTGTCGTGTATGTTAATTAG
- a CDS encoding ribbon-helix-helix domain-containing protein, whose protein sequence is MKTIKVSIPDKLGAEVDNYVKSGWFTDEADLLRVALQEFIRHNRLKLMDQFMKEDIEWALKVKAGTK, encoded by the coding sequence ATGAAAACGATAAAAGTTTCGATTCCGGACAAACTGGGAGCCGAGGTGGATAACTATGTAAAGAGCGGATGGTTTACGGACGAAGCCGACCTTTTGCGGGTCGCTTTGCAGGAGTTCATCCGCCATAACCGCTTGAAGCTCATGGACCAGTTCATGAAGGAAGATATAGAATGGGCGTTGAAAGTGAAAGCGGGAACAAAGTGA
- a CDS encoding type II toxin-antitoxin system VapB family antitoxin, translating into MSRTNIDIDDKLLKEGLKITHLKTKKELVNYALEELIKKERRKRILDLEGKIQWEGNLRQMRADRV; encoded by the coding sequence ATGTCAAGAACGAATATTGATATAGACGATAAATTATTAAAGGAAGGTCTCAAGATCACTCATTTGAAAACGAAAAAGGAGTTGGTGAATTACGCATTGGAGGAATTGATTAAAAAAGAGAGAAGAAAGCGTATCCTGGACCTCGAAGGCAAGATCCAGTGGGAGGGTAACCTACGCCAGATGAGAGCGGACAGGGTATGA
- a CDS encoding formate hydrogenlyase, protein MQLAAQINSLLAALILLTAFGLLVQRRMNGLLHLFALQGFLLAVSTATVGYVGGAHHLYISSILTLSMKVIVLPYILHVLIQKLRIHKEVETVVKIPTTMLMGIALVIFSYHLTAPIRELSTLVTRSTLAVALATVMLGFLMMITRRHAVTQIIGFLAMENGLLFAATSATYGMPLVVELGVALDLLIAAFIFGMFFFHISTTFDSLDVDQMARLKEED, encoded by the coding sequence ATGCAGCTTGCAGCGCAGATCAACAGTCTTCTGGCGGCCCTGATCCTGCTGACGGCCTTCGGCCTTCTGGTGCAGCGCAGGATGAACGGCCTGCTCCATTTGTTCGCTCTGCAGGGGTTCCTGCTTGCGGTGAGCACTGCCACGGTTGGTTATGTGGGCGGGGCGCACCATCTCTACATCTCGTCCATCTTGACGCTCTCCATGAAGGTCATTGTGCTGCCGTACATCCTGCATGTCCTGATACAGAAATTGAGGATCCACAAGGAAGTGGAGACGGTCGTGAAGATCCCCACCACGATGCTGATGGGGATAGCCCTGGTGATCTTCTCTTATCATCTGACGGCTCCGATCAGGGAGCTTTCAACACTCGTGACCCGGTCCACGCTCGCGGTGGCCCTCGCTACGGTCATGCTCGGTTTTCTGATGATGATCACGCGGCGGCACGCGGTCACCCAGATCATCGGGTTCCTCGCCATGGAGAACGGACTCCTGTTCGCTGCAACCAGCGCGACCTACGGCATGCCCCTGGTGGTCGAGCTCGGCGTGGCTCTGGACCTGTTGATCGCGGCGTTCATTTTCGGAATGTTCTTCTTTCACATCAGCACCACCTTTGACAGTCTGGATGTGGACCAGATGGCGAGGTTGAAGGAAGAAGATTGA
- a CDS encoding NADH-quinone oxidoreductase subunit H, whose translation MNPFIIEILQIVLLLALAPLFAGWVKMVKCWIQGRTSPSLFQPYRDIRKLLSKDVILAENASWIFRFTPYLVFGVSVMAGGIIPMLSIDLPFSATADVIALVALFAIARFFTALAGMDIGTAFGGMGSSREMTIASLAEPAMLMAVFAVSLVGKSTSLSQIVLVISQGHSLLRPSLVFALLAFILIALAETGRVPVDNPATHLELTMIHEAMILEYSGRHLALIEWAGMMKLFLFVVLGIASFFPWGIAMNDDLTAIASAFPILLLKLGFVGAALVLIETGMAKMRIFRITEFLGTAFLFATLGMLSYFMLE comes from the coding sequence ATCAATCCGTTCATCATAGAGATACTGCAGATCGTTCTTCTCCTTGCCCTTGCTCCGCTCTTTGCCGGCTGGGTGAAAATGGTGAAGTGCTGGATCCAGGGCCGCACGTCTCCCAGTCTGTTCCAGCCCTACCGGGACATCAGAAAACTCCTGTCCAAGGACGTGATACTGGCCGAGAACGCGTCGTGGATCTTCCGCTTTACGCCCTATCTGGTGTTCGGCGTATCGGTCATGGCGGGAGGCATCATCCCGATGCTGTCAATCGACCTGCCGTTCTCTGCCACGGCAGATGTCATTGCGCTCGTGGCGCTCTTTGCCATCGCACGCTTCTTTACGGCGCTGGCAGGCATGGACATCGGCACTGCTTTCGGCGGCATGGGTTCGAGCCGGGAGATGACCATCGCCTCTCTGGCCGAGCCCGCCATGCTCATGGCTGTTTTTGCCGTCTCGCTGGTGGGTAAATCCACGTCGTTGTCCCAGATCGTGCTGGTCATCTCGCAGGGGCATTCTTTGCTGAGGCCGTCACTTGTGTTCGCCCTGTTGGCATTCATCCTCATCGCGCTGGCTGAGACGGGCAGGGTGCCGGTGGACAATCCCGCCACCCATCTCGAACTCACCATGATCCACGAAGCAATGATCCTGGAGTATTCCGGCAGACATCTGGCGCTCATCGAATGGGCAGGCATGATGAAACTCTTTCTCTTTGTCGTTCTGGGGATCGCGTCCTTTTTCCCGTGGGGCATTGCGATGAATGATGACTTGACGGCGATCGCCTCCGCGTTTCCCATCCTGCTGCTCAAACTCGGGTTTGTGGGGGCGGCCCTGGTGCTGATCGAGACCGGCATGGCGAAGATGAGGATATTCCGTATTACTGAATTCCTGGGGACCGCGTTCCTGTTCGCAACGCTTGGGATGCTTTCGTATTTTATGCTGGAGTGA
- the hyfB gene encoding hydrogenase 4 subunit B yields MDFSPITFIASSFAMLLFLLALTPFLRLNQRLLITIGFSLTTIASLLATIAGIWAVSSGIPYQVIVPLGLPDLPFHLRLDLLSGFFLVVVGLLSFFVSIYSIGYVKGYLGHRSITSLVVFYALFLAGMLLVVLADDAFFFLISWEMMAAASYFLVLFEDEKIENRRAAFLYLVVAHVGAIAILLSFGIMAGLATGFTGFGSYTFDAMRETELPVGWASVAFLLAFFGFSAKAGVIPLHVWLPEAHPVAPSNVSALMSGVMLKTAIYGIVRVVFDLIGVFPWWWGALVLVFGLVSAVMGVLYALMQHDLKRLLAYHSVENIGIILIGIGLAMIFTSFDMSLLAALALIAGLYHTLNHAMFKGLLFMGAGAVLQATHERNMEEMGGLIRYMPWTAVLFLIGCISISALPPFNGFVSEWLTYQAFLLSPALPSPLLNLLIPLGAALLALTSALAAACFVKAFGVTFLGHQRGQHQGQVHEVRWSMRIGMLLAALTCLVLGVMPTFMIKWMDPIAEDLVGGTIAASASGFGWMWLTPIAAERASYSAPIAFLGILSVVVATYLLLHTRPGAIRRVPLWDCGFEKITNRMQYTATSFAMPLRRIFGYLFNIKEHVRQLPPATHPSFPERLHYHLKVRDRFWGWLYQPVVDASFWLSRRIGRMQHGHIQVYLIYSFVTIVVLLIFLR; encoded by the coding sequence GTGGATTTTTCACCCATCACCTTTATCGCCTCATCTTTCGCAATGCTTCTTTTCTTGCTGGCGCTGACGCCGTTTCTGCGTCTGAACCAGCGGCTTCTCATTACCATAGGTTTTTCCCTTACCACGATAGCTTCCCTGCTGGCCACGATCGCCGGCATCTGGGCGGTATCGAGCGGCATTCCTTACCAGGTCATCGTGCCTTTGGGCCTGCCTGACCTGCCGTTCCATCTGAGGCTTGACCTCCTGTCCGGTTTTTTTCTGGTGGTCGTCGGACTGCTTTCCTTTTTTGTGTCCATCTACTCCATCGGATATGTCAAAGGGTACCTGGGCCACCGGTCCATAACGAGCCTGGTGGTTTTCTATGCGCTTTTCCTCGCCGGCATGCTCCTCGTGGTATTGGCCGATGACGCCTTCTTTTTCCTCATATCCTGGGAGATGATGGCGGCAGCGTCCTATTTTCTCGTGCTCTTCGAGGACGAGAAGATAGAAAACAGGCGGGCGGCGTTCCTCTACCTGGTTGTGGCCCATGTGGGAGCCATTGCGATACTCCTGTCCTTCGGTATCATGGCCGGCCTTGCCACGGGTTTTACCGGATTTGGAAGTTATACGTTCGATGCCATGCGAGAGACCGAACTTCCGGTTGGATGGGCTTCCGTGGCGTTTCTTCTTGCGTTCTTCGGGTTCTCCGCCAAGGCCGGAGTGATCCCCCTCCATGTCTGGCTGCCCGAGGCGCATCCGGTCGCGCCTTCGAATGTCTCCGCTCTCATGAGCGGTGTTATGCTGAAGACCGCCATCTACGGCATCGTGCGCGTCGTATTCGATCTGATCGGCGTTTTCCCCTGGTGGTGGGGCGCCCTCGTTCTGGTGTTCGGGCTGGTGTCCGCGGTAATGGGCGTTCTGTATGCACTGATGCAGCATGACCTGAAGAGGCTCCTCGCGTACCATTCCGTTGAGAACATCGGCATCATCCTCATCGGCATCGGGCTTGCGATGATCTTCACCTCCTTCGATATGTCCCTGCTGGCCGCCCTTGCGCTCATTGCCGGTCTCTATCACACCTTGAACCATGCCATGTTCAAAGGACTGCTCTTTATGGGAGCGGGCGCCGTGCTTCAAGCCACGCATGAGCGGAATATGGAGGAGATGGGCGGTCTCATCCGCTATATGCCCTGGACCGCCGTTCTTTTTCTTATCGGGTGCATCTCAATCTCGGCGCTTCCCCCCTTTAACGGGTTCGTATCAGAATGGCTTACCTACCAGGCCTTTTTGCTTTCTCCCGCGCTTCCCAGCCCGCTCCTGAACCTGCTCATCCCGCTGGGCGCCGCGCTCCTGGCGCTGACAAGCGCGCTGGCGGCCGCCTGTTTCGTAAAGGCATTCGGCGTGACCTTCCTGGGTCACCAGCGCGGACAGCATCAGGGCCAGGTCCACGAGGTGCGCTGGTCCATGCGCATCGGCATGCTGCTGGCGGCACTCACCTGTCTTGTCCTCGGTGTCATGCCCACGTTCATGATTAAATGGATGGACCCCATTGCCGAAGATCTGGTGGGCGGCACGATCGCCGCATCGGCATCCGGTTTCGGCTGGATGTGGCTCACGCCGATCGCCGCTGAACGGGCCTCGTATTCGGCGCCTATCGCTTTTTTGGGCATCCTGTCGGTCGTGGTGGCTACCTATCTGCTGCTCCATACGCGCCCCGGCGCCATCCGCCGCGTACCGCTTTGGGACTGCGGATTCGAAAAGATCACCAACCGGATGCAATACACGGCAACCTCGTTTGCCATGCCTCTTCGGAGGATTTTCGGCTATCTCTTCAACATCAAGGAGCACGTACGTCAGCTTCCGCCGGCGACCCATCCGTCCTTCCCGGAACGGCTGCATTACCATCTCAAGGTGAGGGACCGCTTCTGGGGCTGGTTGTACCAGCCGGTCGTTGACGCAAGCTTCTGGCTTTCGAGACGGATCGGAAGGATGCAGCATGGTCATATCCAGGTTTATCTCATTTATTCGTTCGTGACGATCGTCGTGCTGCTGATATTTTTGAGGTGA
- a CDS encoding NADH-quinone oxidoreductase subunit B family protein: MIVDFQKKIDTIFSRSLRIRHVDAGSCNACEWECTALTNPIYDVQRFGIDFVASPRHADVLLVTGPVSRQMELALKRTYIATPEPRLVIACGDCAKDGGIYKGSYAVANGVANVIPVDGYIPGCPPTPVAILLGLSQLVDACTK, from the coding sequence ATGATTGTTGACTTTCAGAAAAAGATTGATACAATCTTTAGCAGGTCGCTCCGGATCAGGCATGTCGACGCGGGTTCCTGCAACGCCTGTGAATGGGAATGTACGGCGCTCACTAATCCCATCTACGATGTCCAGCGGTTCGGCATCGATTTCGTTGCGTCACCCCGTCACGCGGATGTACTGCTCGTGACCGGTCCGGTGTCGCGTCAAATGGAGTTGGCGCTCAAAAGAACGTATATCGCGACGCCTGAGCCAAGGCTCGTGATCGCCTGCGGCGACTGCGCAAAGGACGGTGGCATCTATAAGGGAAGCTATGCAGTTGCGAACGGCGTGGCGAACGTCATTCCTGTTGATGGGTATATCCCGGGTTGTCCACCGACCCCTGTGGCGATCCTGCTGGGGCTTTCCCAACTTGTAGATGCATGCACCAAATGA